The stretch of DNA GTGAGGTGGAGGCGAGCCTCATCGAACCAGATCTGCTCGCCAAGTATCAGAAGGTTTTTGAGACGTATAAGGGTAAGGGTGTTGTCCGTGTCTCCGGCGGGGTGTGCAACGGCTGTTTTATGACCATCCCTCCCCAGCTTTATAATCAGGTCCTGGCCAAGGGCGGGATCCATCAATGCCCCAACTGCGGACGGATCATCTATGAAGACCAGCACTGACCCGGGTCCTGTGATCCGGCGTCTTGCAAGGGACCTTGACGTGGAAGGCACCCTTTCAGACTTTCCGGGCCTGACCCGTGAGGACCTTCGCAGGGTCCTGGCCCAGGCTGCCGGTCCCGAGCGGGAACTGTTTGAGACAGCCGTTCTTTCCGTGGACGGCGGCGCCAGGGGGAACCCGGGCCCGGCTGGAGCAGGGGTGGTCCTTCAGGTGGGGAAGAAGGTTGTGCGGCTGGGTGAATACCTTGGCGAGACGACCAACAACGTGGCAGAGTACAAGGCTCTCCTCCTTGGCCTGAAGGCGGCGGCGGACATGGGGGTAAGGGAACTTGAAGTCAGATCCGACAGCGAACTCATGGTGCGGCAGCTCAACGGCCAGTACAAGGTAAGAAGCCTCTCCCTGGTAGACCTCT from bacterium encodes:
- a CDS encoding ribonuclease HI family protein translates to MKTSTDPGPVIRRLARDLDVEGTLSDFPGLTREDLRRVLAQAAGPERELFETAVLSVDGGARGNPGPAGAGVVLQVGKKVVRLGEYLGETTNNVAEYKALLLGLKAAADMGVRELEVRSDSELMVRQLNGQYKVRSLSLVDLYFSAIKQLSGFRKSVLTHIPREENKEADRMANMAIDAKGPVSL